A stretch of DNA from Odontesthes bonariensis isolate fOdoBon6 chromosome 5, fOdoBon6.hap1, whole genome shotgun sequence:
CTTAGCAAAGAGAGTAAAGATACTGTTGATTtctaaaagaaataaatgaaaaagtccCTTTGGCTTTTTCTGTGGTCGGAACCAAACTGACATCAAGTTACGACTCCTAGCTAACAAATACTTCAACAATTACCCTTTTTACACTCTAACTTGGGATTTTTAACCATAAATTTACTAAATGAGATGCCACATGCTATTCATGGAACTTTAACAGTCCTATATGCTTATGCTAGCTGTTATCTGCCAACAATAGTTTCATCTCTGGCATATAGGGTTGCCACCTGTCCAGGATTTTCCTGATTGTCCAGGATTTTCATGGTCTGtccaggaaaataaaaataaaaatcctggACACTGAATGTCCCGGATTTTTGTACATGATGCGCAAAATGTGTATTTCAGTTTAATTGAAGCGTGCCTACGTCCATAATACACAGCCTTATTGGCTCTACAAAAATGACATGGCATAAcatgggtggtggtggtgggggcacGCACCGTGGAGGTTCATTAGAAATGGTAAGGTGGAGACGGAGAGTGTGTGCGCCCCCAGGTATCCACAACTAAAAACTgttgaaaatataacaaaataataaaggtctgctattaaataaagcaattataactaaacaaataactagaaATTGTCATTCTTACTAATTTTAGCTATACAATTGTCGCTTAGAATGACGGTTTTTATCTTGGGTTAGATGTGCGAAAGGCGCCGTTGCTTACAAACATAAAGGTCGATTCAATGGTCAAAATGTCCAGGATTTTTGTCAGACACAGGTGGCAACCCTACTGGCATATAGAAATGAGAGTGGGATAAATCTTATCTCGCTCTTACAATGAAAGTAAATGAgaatattttagaaaaaaacataAGCTGTTACAGTCAACCATGGCTCCAAAAGCAGTTGAATTGAATAGTAAATTGTGAACTTGCTCTGACAAATGGAATGAACTGAAGCTCTAAAAACCCAAGCAGTTCAAATGCTTAATGTTACTATAAGGTACACTCGGTAAACATTGACACTGCTGGTGTGAATCCTTGGATTTCATGACTGGCTGAACCTTCTTTAGCACTTATGACATTTTTTTTGGTCACTGTTTCAGCTTTGACATATACTGTACCTAAAATGCCACATGTGAACAGATCACACATCATTCCAACAAATCTCAATTAGCTTACAGTCCAGGCTGTGACTGGGTCACCCAACATGGGTTTTCTTAAAGTCCTTCTGTGGTGAATTTCATATTTAAAGTCTTGGACCTGGTGCAGAGTATACCGAGCTTCAGTTGAGAGACAGGCACCTCAGCAGTATCCTGCAGGGGTCTATTTCTTTTCCCCTTGATGGTGTTGAGCTGTCCAGGCCTCGTTACAGCAAAGCAGATCCTAACCATGCTTTCACCTGCTTATATTATAAGTATGCTCTGGCCTTGCTACGTTTTGGTGAATCTTAACCAAAATCTGACCAAACGATTCAACAGTCATTCTACCTGTCCACAAAACATTTTCCCAGTAGCTTAATGGGGTGTCAGAGTTCTCTATGCTGAACTGCAGGTGTGTGGTGgtgatttttttctgaattcGAGCATTGGCCTCCTCAGTGGAAATGCTGTGTTCTGTATAAGGTGGACATGTTAACCAGATCTAGTGACACTCTTTGGATTCACCTTTAGAGACTCCGATCTTTTCGCTGAGATTAGACAGTACAGTTTCAGGCTATACCGAGAATAGTTGAATGATATATTCCAAATTAACAAAAGAATACTTGTTCAATAACAAGGGTGTCATGGATTAAATTAGACAGAGTTTACTCATAATTGTAACTTAGATCATACtgtcagacaaacaaacaaaaaaatacctGAGGACGTTCTGTGGATGTTGATGGTTGAGTTGAGCTCAGGACTTCCCTGGTCTAAGTAAATGATGGACTCCACAGGCAGGGGTCCTGTGCACTCCGCTCCGTTAAAGGTGAAGTACCACCGCTGGCAGCAGGCGTTCTTGCACTTGAGTCTGAGGGATCCGCTGAAGAGGACTCTGAGAGCGCTGTCAGAACGCAGCTTGGTGAACGTACAGTCCTGTGGCACAGCATGGAATAGGCATGTGGTTGTGGAACATTTATGTGTCTTCGTAATGACTAAAATGCTCAGGAAGATACTTACAGCCACTTTACCCAGGTCGATCCCATAATTCAGAGAGTTCCAGGCACACTGCTTGTAGTTAGGTCTCCAGGGCTCATCAAAAATTTCACTTATGCATTCTCCTTTCTCACCTTTGAGTCCATCACGACCTGGGATACCCGGTGTACCTGGAATGCCGTTGGCTCCAGGGTTACCATCTCTGCCAGTGGTGCCTGCTGGACCTTGTATGCAGCTGCCAAActgggaaaaaaacacagagaaggGAAAGTAGTGGTGAAAactgacaaagaaacaaaggcATCCAACAACATCAACTGAACCTACTGCTGTAACAGCTCCTGTTTTTAttcattgatttttttcatttattcatcttTTGTTCTCCCCAAGGGGTTGAGTCCATGTTTGGGCTACATGCACACAGACGCCTAAATgctgccatccatccatctgtcccaCAAGAATGAAGATTATATCTCAGTCACACAGACAAATCCAATGTCATCGGGTTGAAACAAGTGTTATAACAGATGTTATCCAAACCAAGGCTAAGCAACTGAATCAACAAACACGAAGCCACAAAGCTAATGAATGATAAAATCTGTGATAATGGGGAACTTATGGCTTGGTGGTGGCCTAAATTAGTAGGTGTCTGGTCGCATATCTCTCAGTGTGGTTCACTGTCCAGTTGAATCTTCTGCTTTGTTTAACCAGATGCTGCATCCTACTCAAGCTGACTCagacacacgcatacacacacacacacacacacagggggaAGTTAGCCAAAAGCTACCACAAACAGAGAAAGACACAATGAGGATCCAAATAGGTTTGTGTAATACGTTCTTCGGAagaggcactttgaccaacagATTGCAGAGCAGAGGATAACTGTCAAAGCTTTTTTTAGTTGCAGACGGGTTTTAATTTTGGTTAGGTGATTTGTAAGTCATTCCCACAGCCAGGACGACGGACGTAAACTGACACGTATGAGTGCATTCCTTAAGCAAATACGAATGGCAAAAGCAGTTGGATGGGAGTTTTTGTTGGGTCATTTGCTGCCTTTTTTTATTCAGCATGCAGCTGTGAGTCAGTTCTGAGAGAGCGCATGGCCGAACGGCATTAAGGCAAAAGACTCCAAAAGCGAAGTGGGGGAGGAGAACAAAGaactttttctttagttttaacATCTTGACCTGACTTGATTCCCTGGGGTAAGAGCAGATAATCTGAttggtaaagaaaaaaacacctagAAGTCGGGAGAAATACAGTAAATACAGTAGAGTCAGCTGCAGTGAAACAGATGGTTGAGGGTCTGTTTTAGCCATTAAGCAGCTAACACTGGAGCAGCCTGGAGATGTGAGACCTTGCATCATCTCATAAGGAAACTGGGAAGTCTGAGATGAAACTAGAGGATTAGAGGTTGGTATTGGGTGTGCTAAAACTGAACTTGAGTTTGCTCTTAGGAAATAGGGGAAAATGGGACTCAAATGCACTTTGGCTTATGGGGACAGAATGTGGAAAGGATGCAAGCACTGCACGAGGCTTGAAGCGTAACATTACTTCATATATTCGGCAAGGAAAACTCTCCGTGTTTTTTCAAGGAAAAACTTTTGGAGAGCTTTCAAAGCTGACTAATGAATGGAACCTCTGTTACTTTAACCACATAGCTGACTTTTATATTAACTTCCAGTATGCTCTTTCTATAGTGGTCCAGCCTGCCTGCATGAATTACACACCAGTCTCACTGACTGTTGGTAGGACACAGGCCATTACTGTAACTGGAGGCATAAAGGCTGCATTTGCCCAAAAGTGCTGAGGAGTCAGTGGCATTTCATGCATTAGTCAACACCAAGCAAGCCCCGCAGCTTTCCTAGATCATGCAAAGTGTGGCGAtacagttttttgtttgtttgtttgttttttagagtTTTCTGATTCAAATGATGCAAAATGGAATTTTATGATTACCATGCCGTTCAAATAAGTAGATCTTCCCTCATCGGAGTGTCTAGTGCAGTTGGGCTTGTCTGCATCATTTCCAGTGCACTAGATACAGATGGTAACAAAATATACTATTTATTATATGCTTCACATGTGGTCACAGATGTGGAATACTGAAGAGTACTGCTTGAGCTCAAGAGGTTTTCAAAATGAGGTATAGTCAGACTCCCAGAATTCCCTGAGGGGGGGTCCAAAGAGCcccagcaaaaacaaacacaagttTTACTTTTGATTCCCAACAGATTTGTGGGTCATGTGATTCTGCACAAATATACCAGGCATGGCAACAACTGAGAGTTAGTGAAGTGAAACCCTGTGCCATGAGATAGTTGAAGCCCGCCCTGGGTGTGTTTTCCCATGTGGCATCTGTTATCACATCGGTCGGTAGTAACTAGCCTCTTAATATCAGTCCAAATCAAACTCACAGAGTTATTTTTATCTGGAAAAACAGGCACAGAGAACAAAGACTGGCAGACAGTATGAGCCAGACCCGAACTTCCTgtttggaactttttttttgtccactcAGTCTGCTGGACAGATGCCAAACCTGGAATATTAGAGAAGCAGCCGACTAaacaaagcaataaaaatgcaCTTTCTGTTCTACTCATGgacaggagaaaaaaacaaatccttTTGGAGACCATTTGGCAgagttattattatcattaccaTCATCTTtacagttattattattatttttttttatcattttaggctttttttgtgtgtgtgaaatatgTTTTGCTTAAAGGTAACATctgattaaaataaaataaaaagtgtctTGCGTAACAAAAGGCCGGGATAATAAAACAGGATTAGACCtgtaaattatgcaaaaaaaagtAACCAATAAATCTTACATGAGATGCATTAAAAATAGAACAAAGCGCGCAGAATGACATGAAGGTCAGAGTTCAATATTCATATCGTAATgggattgtttttttaaagcgtGGAAaagctgctcagtttctccacaTCTGCTTTAGGGAAAGTAAGCGTTAACTTCTTCAAGGTTGATCTCATCGTGTCCCTCTTACCTTGTCAGCGTCAGGATCCTTTCGGTATCCTCTATTTCTCACCTTTTCCACGCCGTAAAGAGGCAAAGCCAGGCAGACAAGAATCAGCAGGCGGGCAGCGAGAGGAGACATCACGCCAGCGACAGAGGACTACTGTGCGcgcgctctgtgtgtgtgtgtgagagcgatCCGAGGCGACAGTTTGACTCTGCGTCCAGCCACTTCCAAGTCCAGAGGAGGGCAGGACGAGAGGGAAGCAGCCAGTCAACTTTCAGAGAGGAAAGACATCCCTGTGCGATTTGTGCGGGCACATCGTGTCCATTTGCGGAATGATGCAAGTGTTAAACCCAAATGTAAGCGGTCACAATGAGGCTGTTCCACCACTGGCGCGCATTTATTCTTGCTTTTTTAttcaaaacttcatcaaagTATAAGTGATACAAAATGGAATTAAAAAgtcaaaacagtaaaaaaaaataaaaaataaaaaactaacaaaaaaaaaaaaagcaatagagCCTTTGATAAGACAACTCCAGTGTTGGGCTCATCATAAAACAAggaagaccccccccccctccccccctacCACATGTGACAGAAATACAAAACGAAAACATACAATGACAAGTGCTCCCTTTTAGTTTGCGTTGTGAAGATTGTCCTGTGGCTCCCAAATATAAAAAGTAGATGAGCAGCAGAACAGCAGAGGATACAGCAGGAGAAAAAAAGCAATCACTCATCAGAAACTGAGACTGATCTGTGACCCATATTTTATAAATAACCCCGACACAAATCCTGTAATTATTTGCCTTTTCTTGTGAGCACTTGATGATTAGTGGTTTGTGCTTGTAATAACAGTGCAAAGCCTGCTTGAGTTGTTCTTTTGGGTTTGACTCAACGTCTATGACTCTCCGAACACGTGAGACCTCCGCAGATTCTTTGTCTTTGCTTTGAAACTAAGGAACAAAGCTTCAGAAGACGACAAAGCTTTCACTGGATATgtctttgaaaaagaaaaatctatttaaaaaacagaaacaagtaAACGATCACAAAGTGAGGAGTTAAGACGGGTTTTCAAAAGAAATTTGTAAatccaacacattaaaaaatgaataaagtcaAGTTTAAGAGCATGCTttctgtggggggggggggggcatctaTACAGTAAGGACGAGAAGACATTCAGCAATAGTTTAACACAACTTTCCTCGGGTTTAACGTTTGGCAATATCCTGACCTATCTGACACGTCTCACAGTGTAGTGACTGGTTCAGTGGAAGACTTAAATTccgtgataaaaaaaacaatatttacaGAAGTATTGCATCATATAGCATTCAAATACCAACCTACAAAACAGCACGCCTAAAGCGTGCCAGAATATGAAATGACCATTGGTGGGATTTTTTTCGTATGGGAGACAGACAGCTGGGCTCTGCAACAGAAAGACTAAAAAGTCCAGAAAAGCGACAATACACAGCTGGCGCCCAAACAAACTAAGTCGTCTAAAACAACATTGGCAACTCCGAGTGGGTGTCAAGTGGTACGGAGGACGGATGGGTGTGTCCGGGAAGTCAGACGTCCTTTGGGTCCTTGCTCTCCTCGGGCACCTGGTGCACCATGTGTTGGGTGGAGCCCTGGATGTTACTGGTCTGTGATAGGTTTAGAGCTGGATGGCCACCGGTAACTTGCCGACTCTCCGACAGCTCGCTCCTCGGAGTCCCCCTGAACCAGGACACAATCCGGAATAACCGTTTATTACAGGCACATTCTACTTGAATTCATTTTACCTTAAAGAGCGACTGCATCAACGTTGCTGCGGCAGCCCTGAAAAATAGACTAAAAATGGCATCTCGACATAGATTTGACATAAAGTTCAATCTTGAAAATAGAGAGAAAAAGATTTGGTTAAACAAAGCAAAagtcaagtaaaaaaaatatacaccCAAGTCCATTACTATCTGGATACTGA
This window harbors:
- the LOC142379699 gene encoding collagen triple helix repeat-containing protein 1-like isoform X2, with amino-acid sequence MSPLAARLLILVCLALPLYGVEKCTGNDADKPNCTRHSDEGRSTYLNGMFGSCIQGPAGTTGRDGNPGANGIPGTPGIPGRDGLKGEKGECISEIFDEPWRPNYKQCAWNSLNYGIDLGKVADCTFTKLRSDSALRVLFSGSLRLKCKNACCQRWYFTFNGAECTGPLPVESIIYLDQGSPELNSTINIHRTSSVEGLCEGVKAGLVDVAVWVGTCADYPRGDASTGWNSVSRIIIEELPK
- the LOC142379699 gene encoding collagen triple helix repeat-containing protein 1-like isoform X4, with protein sequence MSPLAARLLILVCLALPLYGVEKFGSCIQGPAGTTGRDGNPGANGIPGTPGIPGRDGLKGEKGECISEIFDEPWRPNYKQCAWNSLNYGIDLGKVADCTFTKLRSDSALRVLFSGSLRLKCKNACCQRWYFTFNGAECTGPLPVESIIYLDQGSPELNSTINIHRTSSVEGLCEGVKAGLVDVAVWVGTCADYPRGDASTGWNSVSRIIIEELPK
- the LOC142379699 gene encoding collagen triple helix repeat-containing protein 1-like isoform X3 — protein: MSPLAARLLILVCLALPLYGVEKVRNRGYRKDPDADKFGSCIQGPAGTTGRDGNPGANGIPGTPGIPGRDGLKGEKGECISEIFDEPWRPNYKQCAWNSLNYGIDLGKVADCTFTKLRSDSALRVLFSGSLRLKCKNACCQRWYFTFNGAECTGPLPVESIIYLDQGSPELNSTINIHRTSSVEGLCEGVKAGLVDVAVWVGTCADYPRGDASTGWNSVSRIIIEELPK
- the LOC142379699 gene encoding collagen triple helix repeat-containing protein 1-like isoform X1 produces the protein MSPLAARLLILVCLALPLYGVEKVRNRGYRKDPDADKCTGNDADKPNCTRHSDEGRSTYLNGMFGSCIQGPAGTTGRDGNPGANGIPGTPGIPGRDGLKGEKGECISEIFDEPWRPNYKQCAWNSLNYGIDLGKVADCTFTKLRSDSALRVLFSGSLRLKCKNACCQRWYFTFNGAECTGPLPVESIIYLDQGSPELNSTINIHRTSSVEGLCEGVKAGLVDVAVWVGTCADYPRGDASTGWNSVSRIIIEELPK